From the Methanobacterium sp. genome, the window TTTCTCATTTATTTTATCTTTCATATAATCTGGATACACAACAAAATCATAACCTTCATTTACTATCTTAAAGCCCATATCTTCCACGATCTCTTTTAAAAAATTTGAATAAACTTTTACTTTTATCTTTCGATTTTCTCTATTCTTTAGATTTTTTGTATTCTTTAATGTATAATCTAAAGGAACTGTTCCAAATTTAGCTGCAAGCATTTCTATGCTTTCTTTAATCTGTGAGAATGTGTTTAATTTAATTTTTATGGATTTTGTAGAAGGCTCTGTTTCCGATAAAACAATTGCTATGTCTGCTTTTAGCGAATCTGGATTTTTACTTACCATATAATCCGAAATTCCTGCAATTTTTACAATTTCTTCACACATAGGAGTTGTAACTATTTTCAAAGAGGAATGCATATTAATCACCATCTCACATATTGAAATTTGAGTTTAGTGAACTACTTTTCCCTTACAGAAGGGACCTGCAGAACTACGCCCCAAAAACCAAAAACCAAAAGTTTTTCTTAAACTCTTTAAATATATTTAATCTAAAAGATATGTGTTTATTAATTATTTATACAAACATTTATATAATGAATTCACAATAAACTTAAGTAAGGCCAATTTAATTTTGGTCGAAGGAAGTGAATTAATTGTTCCGAACAGATCAAGGTCCAAAAACAGCTCCCATTGAAGAAGGGGAAGAATACGATGTTAAAATTGAAGATGTGGGTAAAGAAGGAGACGGTATTACCCGTATAGAAGGTTTTGTGGTATTTGTACCAGATACAAAAGCCGGAGATGAGGTTAGAGTCAGAATTGTTTCTGTTAGAAAGCGTTTTGGTTTTGCTGAAAAAGTTTAATAAACTTTCTAATTAATTTTTATTTAAATAAATTAACTATTTTTGGTGCATTTTAATGCAGGTTACGTTAAGTTTTGAAAAATCATTTTCCAGAGATGTTTCCATAATGGTTGATGTTTTAAGGGCCAGTACTACTATCACTGTTGCTTTAAATACTTTTAATCATGTAATTACCGTAAAAGACAGAGAAAAAGCAGTTGAACTTGCAAAAAAATATGATGCAGTTCTTGCTGGTGAGAGAAACGGTGCTGCAATTGAAGGTTTTGATACTGGAAATTCACCTGTTGAAATAAAAAATTTCAGTGGAGATTACCTCGTGATCACTACAAGCAATGGCACGCGTATCCTGGAAGATATGAAATCAAGAGTGTTGATCGGATCATTTATAAATGCAAAAGCAGTGGCAGAAGCAGCTTCTGAAATTGCAGATAACCACATTGAGATTGTAATGGCCGGAGTCAGGGGAGAGTTTGCAATCGAAGATTTTTTAGGTGCCGGTGCAATTATATCAAATCTTACAGATTATAAGCTTGATGAAATGGCTCTTTCATCTTATATGGCTTCAAGAGATGAAAAAATGGTTAATAAAGCTGTTTTAAACTCTAATTCTGCTTCAGGGCTTAAAAAACTTGGATATAATAAAGACATAAGTTTTTGTATTAAGAAAGATAAATATGATATAGTCCCTGTTTACAATAATGGGATCATAAGAAAATTAAACTAATGTGAGGTCACATGGTACCAGAATCACTCGAAATA encodes:
- a CDS encoding TRAM domain-containing protein; protein product: MFRTDQGPKTAPIEEGEEYDVKIEDVGKEGDGITRIEGFVVFVPDTKAGDEVRVRIVSVRKRFGFAEKV
- the comB gene encoding 2-phosphosulfolactate phosphatase encodes the protein MQVTLSFEKSFSRDVSIMVDVLRASTTITVALNTFNHVITVKDREKAVELAKKYDAVLAGERNGAAIEGFDTGNSPVEIKNFSGDYLVITTSNGTRILEDMKSRVLIGSFINAKAVAEAASEIADNHIEIVMAGVRGEFAIEDFLGAGAIISNLTDYKLDEMALSSYMASRDEKMVNKAVLNSNSASGLKKLGYNKDISFCIKKDKYDIVPVYNNGIIRKLN